TGACAACTTCTCAATGTTCATGTACTTGACCTCGACATTCTTGAGCACCTTACTAATATAGAAAATAGGCTTCTATACCCCAGCTTCATCCCTTACCAGCACAGTGCTTATAGCTTGTGCAAAGGCAACTAAATATATCAGAAGTTTCTTTCCAACTAAAGGGCTACTGAGCACATGTGTAGAACTGAGGTATTGCTTAAGGTTTTTAAAGGCTTCTTGGCAATCCTTTGTCCACTCAAAGTTTGAAACTTTCCTCAGCTTTTTAAAGAACGATAAGTATCTTTCTGTAGATTTTGACATGAACTGGTTGAGCGCCACCACTCTTCCTATAAGTTTTTGCACATCCCTCATGAAGGTCGATTTGAGCATTCTCAATATGGCCTCTACCTTCTCCAATTTTGGCTCTATGCCCTTCCCACTGACCATGTAACCTAGAAAATTTTCTCCTCTGATAAAGAAAGCACACTTCACCGAGTTTAAACTCATCCTATATTGCTATAGCACTTTGAATACCTCTTTTAGGTCGGCTAGGTGCTACTGGAAGGTTTGGCTCTTTACTACCATGTCATCAACCTAAATCTTCATGTTCCTTCCTATCTGATCCTTAAAGATATTATTCATCAACTGTTGGTATGTCACCCCTGCGTTTTTCAGCCCGAAGGGCATGTCCTTGTTATAGTACATCCCATCTTCAATAATGAATGGGTCTTTTCTTCATCTGACCTATCCATGGTGATATGATGGTATCCTGACATTACATCAAGGGATGACATGTAATCAAAATCGGCTATAGAATCAACCACTTTATTAATATCGggaaggggataacaatcttttgggCAGGCCTAATTAAGATTGGTAAAGTCTATACACATTCTATATTTTCTATTGACCTTTTTGACTGGCACAGGGTTGGCTAACCACcgtgggtacatgacttccctaatgaaTCTTGCCTCCTTCAACTTATGTACCTCTTCCTTTGTGGCCTACTGTTTCTCCTTCCCGAACACTCTTTTCTTCTGCTTTATTGGtttggctctggagaggacattcaaTTTGTGCGTCATCACCTCGGGGTCTATCCCTGGCATGTCTGAAGGCCTTCAGGCaaaacttgaggcatgtcctCTGATAAGAGCCATTGTTGTCTCTTTCTGGTCTTTTTCAAGGCTCGCGTTGACATTGAAGACCTTGTCACTTTCTTCCTCAGACAGTGGGAATGTCTCCAGCTTGTCAACCGGCTCTGTCCTGGCTTCCTTCTTCTCATCTCGAACCTCTATGACCTTTAGGTTTATTTCTTCTCGCAGGGTGCCTGGTTCTTCTACAGTGGCCAAATATACAGCCTGAGCCTCCTCCTGCCTACCTCGCACTATGCCCACCCCTGACTCTATTGGGAATTTCATGGTTAGGTATCGGATGCTGGTTACTACCTCGAAGTCATACAACATCGGCCTTCCCAAAATAGCATTATAGTTCAGGGGCTGCTTCACCATAAGGAATACTATATAGTGGTTGCCGGACAGGGGTGGTTCTCCCAGCGTCAGGGCTACTTTCACCTTCTCTTCTACCACCATGGGGGTTCCGCCTATCTCCTTAACCAGGGCTCGATCCCTTACTAGTTGCTCTTCGGGTATGTTCATCTGTTGAAAGACCCGATAAGGTAGCAgatttaccttgctcccatcatccaccaaaATTTTGCAAACCTAGAAGTTATGAATGACGGTCACGATGACCAGGGCATCATCATGAGGCATTTGGACTCCATGGGCATCTTCTGGAGATAAAAAGATGGTCATAGGGGAGTGTTCTACTATCTGCATGATTTCGGTACTGCTCCCTTCTCCATCCTGCTCCTCTTCTTCCCCTTTCTGCTCATTCGTCCCCCAATTCCTCCTACGATCATGTTAATCATCCCGCTGGAGCCGTCATTCACAGGTCCTCCTGTCTGATTGTGAGGTCTCTCTACCACCACATTTTGCTGAGGTCTCTGCCCctctggtttcttcacaaagtttCTAAGATGCCCCCTTTTGATGAGCCTCTCTATCTCATTTATCAGTTGGTAGCAATTGTTAGTGTCATGGCCATACGTCCGGTGATATTGACAATACTTGTCTGGATCTCTTCGGTTGGCCTTGGCTTTCATGGTTTTGGGCCATTGTATAAAGTCCTTGTCTTGTACAGCCACAAGCACATCGACCCTAAACACATTCAGAGGAGTGATTACCTCGGGGATCCAGGGGTGGTACGACCTTTGCTCTTTCCTCTTCCACGGGTGCCTGTTCAGCGTCTCTAGCCCCCGATTCTACCTCCTCTCCTACCTTTCAGGTTGTCTGTCCTCCACTGCCTTCCCCCTATCTCCTATTTCCCTGGAGAACCTACTGGTGGTTAAGGCGTCATcttgccttatgtatttttcagtCCTTTTCATTAGTTCGGCTAGGGTGGTGGGCGGCTTTCTACAAAACGAGCCAAAAAATTTCGGTGATGTGGTCCCTTTCTACATGGCCTCTACCACTCTAGCCTCATCGAGCTTAGGAATCTACAGGGCTTCAGAGTTGAATTTGGCTACATACTCCCTCGGAGACCCATTCCTTCTTTGTTTGACTGTCTCCAAGTAGCTCATTTTTTTCTCCGTCAGGACCCCTGCAATGAACCTGCTGATAAATACACTAGCCAAGTCCATGAAGCTCTTAATGCTCCCTACTTCTAGGTTGTTAAACCATGCCCGAGCTAGTCTGGTGAGGGTGGTAGGAAAG
This Manihot esculenta cultivar AM560-2 chromosome 6, M.esculenta_v8, whole genome shotgun sequence DNA region includes the following protein-coding sequences:
- the LOC110617827 gene encoding uncharacterized protein LOC110617827, encoding MKAKANRRDPDKYCQYHRTYGHDTNNCYQLINEIERLIKRGHLRNFVKKPEGQRPQQNVVVERPHNQTGGPVNDGSSGMINMIVGGIGGRMSRKGKKRSRMEKGAVCKILVDDGSKVNLLPYRVFQQMNIPEEQLVRDRALVKEIGGTPMVVEEKVKVALTLGEPPLSGNHYIVFLMVKQPLNYNAILGRPMLYDFEVVTSIRYLTMKFPIESGVGIVRGRQEEAQAVYLATVEEPGTLREEINLKVIEVRDEKKEARTEPVDKLETFPLSEEESDKVFNVNASLEKDQKETTMALIRGHASSFA